The sequence CGCGCAGGTTGCCGGGAGTGCGGTGCTCCACCGAGAACACCGAGCACAGCTCGTTGTTGTGGCGGATGATCATGCCCGGGCGCAGTTGGGTGGCGGGAATTGCCATGAAGAACGTCTCTCCTACCAGGATTTGCCTCAGAAGACCCCGTCGGGGCCTGCCCGTTCCCCCGCTAGCCATAGGGGTCCGGGGCGGAAGGGCAACACGCCATTGTACACCATGGCCCACGCCCGGCCGGACGCGGCCGGGAGCGCGCTTTTCCGGGTTGGCGGCGCGCGGGGAAGGCGTACAATCGAGCCAGCGGAGGTGCACTCATGTTCAAGAGCTTTGGAGATTACCGGGCCTCGGACCGCAGCTCCGTCGGCACCGCCATCACCTTCCTGTTCATCGGGCTGGGTGCGGGCGCGCTGGCGGCCCTCCTGTTTGCGCCGCAATCGGGCAAGCAGACCCGGCGCCTGCTGAAACGCAAGTACGACGACGCGGTGGGCGACTTGGGCGAGCGCGCCGAGGAGTGGGTGGAGAAGGGCAGCGAGTGGGCCCGCGACGCCCGGGAAGCGGCGGAAGAGAAGATCGCCCCCCTGCGCAACCGCGTCAAGAACCTCTAGCCCGGGCGTCCCGCGCGCCGGGACCTCTGGCTTCCTCCCGAACTATGAAGGGGCGGCTGCCCGCCGCCCCTGGTCTTTTTTCCGACGATGGTCCGCGCTCAGTAGAGGTGGAAGTTGACCTCGATGGCCACCTGCACCGCGACCGGAGTGTTGTCCTTGAGGGCGGGCTCGAACTTCCAGCTCTTCACCGCCTCCAGCGCCTTCTCGTCCAGGCCCATGCCCAGAGAGCGACGCACCTGGGCGTCGTGGACGCGGCCGTCCGGCCCGATCACCACCCAAAGCACCACCGCGCCCTGGTACTTGGCCTTGCGCGCCTCTTCCGAATAGTCGGGATCGGGACCGTAGATCAGGCGCGGGGCGCTGACGCCTCCGCCCACGTGATAGACGCCGCCGCCGATGCCGCCGCCCCAGCCCGGTCCCACGCCGGGACCGCGTCCGGAGCCCACGCCGCCGCCCGAGCCCGAGCCGATGCCGCCGCCGGAGCCGGTGCCGTTGGAGGGCGGGCCCAGCACCCCGGTGAGCGGGTCGCCGTACTGCGTTCCCACCTGCGGCATCTTGATCTGCGGAGGCACCACCACGGTGGGCTCGACCGCGAGCGCGGGATTGAGATTGCGGATCACCGCCGCCGGCGGCGCGAGCTGCTCCCGGGAGAACTTGGGCAGGATGCCCTTGGAGGCGGCCAGCACGTCGCGGTCGCCGCCCCCGCCCCCGCCTCCCGCCTGGTCTTTGGCCGGGGAGAGCAGGTAGGGGCTGATGTCGGTGACTACGTTGGCCACGCGCTTCTGGATCTCCACCTTGTGGCTCCAGACGAACATGCTGGAGGCCAGGACCGTGGCCACCGCCAGGATGTGCAGCAGGAAGGAGAGCAGGAAGTTGGCAGGACGCGCCTGGTAGGTACCCAGGCCTCCCCCGAACAGCGTGGGCAAAAGGTCGGGCCGGGGCGAAGAACCCCGCGAATCAGGCCCGGCCGGGCCGGAAGTTAGTGCAGAGGCTGCCATGAAACTCCTGATTTTAATATGAAATCCGGAAAGCGGGTGTGGAAAATTGTATTCCCTCGCCCGCCTGACTCCCCAATGGACTCCTGCCGAGGTGATTTGGTTCCTTGCCGTCCGCTCGCGGCGGGCTAGTGGAAGATGCCCGTGAAGAAGGCGCTCACCCGCGCAAAGAAGCCCTTCTTGGCGGGCTTGGGCGGGGCGCTCTGCGCCGAGGCGGCGGGCGGCGCCGTGGGGGGAGGCAGCACGGCCGGAGGCGGCAGGTCGGGCTGGGGCAGCCGCGTCAGCCGCAGTTGCGCGACCACCGGGCTGGGCGCGGGGCCGGGCAGGTCCTCGGCGCGGAAGACGAAGGGGGCCTCCACCAGCACCTGCACCTCCCCAGGCTTGGGCTGGGGCAGCGCGGCGGTGGGGGCGGAGCCCACCGGCGGCGGGGGCGGCACCTCCGCCTTCAGGGTGGCGGGAGGAGGCGGGCAGCCGCAGGGCTGGCCGGCATCGCCGGCCTCGCTCACCCGGCCGTTGTGGAAGAAGACGGTCTGGCCGGGGCGGACCTGGTAGGTGCCGTCGCCCAGCAGTTCGGAGACGATGACCGAGGCGGTGTCGTTCTCCAGGGAGCGCACGCAGGCGTTGCCCGCGGAATCGGAGCTGACCGCGAAGTGGAAGGTGCCGGGCCCGGGCAGCAGGATGCGGAAGTCGGGAGTGAGGATGGAGTCGGCGGAAGCGGCCAGGGTGTAGTGGGCCTCGAGGGCGCCGGCGCTCAGTCCCAGCATGAGATCGCGGCCGCTGGCGGAAGCGGAGACCGAGACACTGGTGCCGGGGCAGACGCGCACCTCCCCACCGCGCGCCAGGCGCAGGCTCGCGGGCGCCGTCCCGGCGGTGACCGAGGAGCCGCTCAGCACCTGCGTCCCGCTGGAGGCCAGCACCACCGAGCCTTTCACGGTGGCGTCGGAGGCCACGACCTCGCCCACCGTCTGCTGGGCGGCGGCAGCGGCGGGCAGCAGCAGCGCGGCCAGCCCCAGCAGGGCGAGGCAGCGGCGGAAACTATGGCGGGGATACGGCATGGGCAACGACTCTACTCCAGCGCGGTCCTTGGGGACAACCGTAGGCTCAGCCTTCCTCGAGGAAATCGTATTGCTCGATGACGGCGGCCACCCCGACCTTGTCGTCCTCGCTCCGGACCCGCACCACCCGCGCCCGGCAGCGCACCTGCACGCTTTCCGTCATGGTCATCTCCGGCGGCAGGGTGAGGGTGAACTCGAAGCTGACTCCCTCCTGCAGTCCGGAGTCGAGCAGGAAGTAGACCCCGCGGGCGCTCACGTCGCGGGTCTCGGTGGCGCGGGCGGGCTGGCCGGCGGCCTCCAGCGCCAGAGGCAGGCTGAGGCTGAAGCGCCGCGCGTTGCGCCGTTCCTGCGAGCTTGGGGACATATTCCTCTCCGGGGAGGCGGTGACAGCATGGCGCGGCGGTGACCGCGTGTCAAGAAGCGATCGGCGTGCATCCGGCGGTCTTAGAGCGCGAGGAAGTTCTCCAGCAATCGCTTGCCGTGCTGGGTGAGCACGCTCTCCGGATGGAACTGCACGCCTTCGACGGGGAAGCGCCGGTGGCGCAGGCCCATGATCACGCTGGAGCCGTCG comes from Terriglobales bacterium and encodes:
- a CDS encoding YtxH domain-containing protein, coding for MFKSFGDYRASDRSSVGTAITFLFIGLGAGALAALLFAPQSGKQTRRLLKRKYDDAVGDLGERAEEWVEKGSEWARDAREAAEEKIAPLRNRVKNL
- a CDS encoding elongation factor P — encoded protein: MAIPATQLRPGMIIRHNNELCSVFSVEHRTPGNLR
- a CDS encoding PilZ domain-containing protein — its product is MSPSSQERRNARRFSLSLPLALEAAGQPARATETRDVSARGVYFLLDSGLQEGVSFEFTLTLPPEMTMTESVQVRCRARVVRVRSEDDKVGVAAVIEQYDFLEEG
- a CDS encoding energy transducer TonB, translated to MPTLFGGGLGTYQARPANFLLSFLLHILAVATVLASSMFVWSHKVEIQKRVANVVTDISPYLLSPAKDQAGGGGGGGDRDVLAASKGILPKFSREQLAPPAAVIRNLNPALAVEPTVVVPPQIKMPQVGTQYGDPLTGVLGPPSNGTGSGGGIGSGSGGGVGSGRGPGVGPGWGGGIGGGVYHVGGGVSAPRLIYGPDPDYSEEARKAKYQGAVVLWVVIGPDGRVHDAQVRRSLGMGLDEKALEAVKSWKFEPALKDNTPVAVQVAIEVNFHLY